The Geobacter metallireducens GS-15 region GGTCACCTCGCGCACGATATCCTCCACGAACTTGGGGTTCTCGTAGGCCCGCTCGGTGACGTACTGTTCGTCCACCCGCTTGAGTAGGGACCAGACCGGGCTCGACCCGCACTCCTCGATCATCGCCACCAAGTCCTCGATCCAGATGAAGTCGGTGTACCGCAGGCGCACGGTGATGTGGCTCCGCTGGTTATGGGCCCCGTAGCGGGACAGCTCCTTGCTGCACGGGCAGAGGGACGTGACCGGAATCTGCACCCCCAGCACGAAGTCGAACTCTTCCCCCAGGGAACCGCAGAAGGTGCAGGTGTACTCCATGAGGCTGCGGGCGCCGGAGACCGGTGCCCGCTTCTCGATGAAATAGGGAAACTCGATCTCCAGGTGGGCCGACGAGGCCCCCAGTTTCTCCTTCATCTTCTGGAGGATCGGCTCCATCTTGTCCAGGGCGATATCCTCACGGTAGGCATTGAGGATCTCCACGAACCGGCTCATGTGAGTCCCCTTGAAGTGGTGGGGGAGGTCCACGTACATATTGATCCGGGCCACGGTCTGCTGGAACTTCTTGTTCTTGTCCATCACCACGATGGGGTAGGAGATGTCCTTCACCCCCACCTTGTTGATGGGAA contains the following coding sequences:
- the folE2 gene encoding GTP cyclohydrolase FolE2, encoding MTTMPDMQKTSDTRKIPINKVGVKDISYPIVVMDKNKKFQQTVARINMYVDLPHHFKGTHMSRFVEILNAYREDIALDKMEPILQKMKEKLGASSAHLEIEFPYFIEKRAPVSGARSLMEYTCTFCGSLGEEFDFVLGVQIPVTSLCPCSKELSRYGAHNQRSHITVRLRYTDFIWIEDLVAMIEECGSSPVWSLLKRVDEQYVTERAYENPKFVEDIVREVTQKLLAHDAITWFSVEAENFESIHKHSAYAAIERDKKMT